A genomic region of Brevinematales bacterium contains the following coding sequences:
- the tsaE gene encoding tRNA (adenosine(37)-N6)-threonylcarbamoyltransferase complex ATPase subunit type 1 TsaE — MIIEYITAGHGQTGQVGADYARALPRKSVLLLTGDLGAGKTCFARGFVNELIPGTLVSSPTFTLVNEYRGNDYTVSHLDLYRLKSGTEAAELGLEDIIEASDYTLIEWPEIAETLLEIPVYRVRILMGAEENQRILQIEGELKWNPSISA, encoded by the coding sequence TTGATTATTGAATATATCACCGCAGGCCATGGACAGACCGGGCAGGTCGGCGCGGATTACGCGCGAGCCCTTCCCCGGAAGAGCGTCCTGCTCCTCACGGGCGACCTCGGGGCGGGGAAAACCTGCTTCGCCCGGGGGTTTGTCAACGAGCTGATCCCCGGCACCCTCGTCTCCAGCCCGACCTTTACGCTCGTGAACGAGTACCGGGGTAACGATTATACCGTGTCGCATCTCGACTTGTACCGGCTTAAATCCGGCACGGAGGCGGCGGAACTCGGCCTCGAAGACATCATCGAGGCGTCGGACTACACGCTGATCGAGTGGCCGGAGATCGCGGAAACGCTCCTCGAAATCCCGGTGTACCGGGTGCGCATCCTGATGGGAGCGGAAGAGAACCAGCGCATACTTCAAATCGAAGGAGAACTGAAATGGAACCCATCCATATCGGCGTAA
- a CDS encoding HEPN domain-containing protein — MNELLHTLMEKAGHDLETADRTSENRPEHTDIITFHCQQVVEKSLKAFLVNSERKIKRNHDILELLAECIDIDESFIEFKTGIVYRLDEIGVSIRYTDIEDDPSPEEASEFCKYAKKVYIFIKKKINIL, encoded by the coding sequence ATGAATGAATTGCTTCATACATTAATGGAAAAGGCCGGACACGATTTAGAAACGGCGGATCGTACTTCAGAGAACCGTCCCGAACACACAGATATTATCACTTTTCATTGTCAACAGGTTGTGGAAAAATCCTTGAAAGCGTTTCTTGTAAATAGCGAGCGGAAAATAAAAAGGAATCACGATATTCTCGAATTACTTGCGGAATGCATCGATATCGATGAAAGTTTTATAGAATTTAAGACCGGTATTGTATATCGCTTGGATGAAATAGGGGTAAGTATCAGATATACGGATATTGAAGATGATCCGTCGCCGGAGGAAGCATCTGAGTTTTGTAAATATGCAAAAAAAGTTTATATCTTTATAAAAAAGAAAATAAACATTCTATAG
- a CDS encoding SpoIIE family protein phosphatase, with product MDDLERIILEKCEEAGRRIIKTVLLQNITSAFESNVLNSIREKTGPDIRFFQYDFQKNFPVAPFYPFLEIIKTLLTKTDFTRLEKILKNAGVYSQHIRIFRMYLTEGISERDEEIIDEEQAFEIYRMKESVTGLLAYLSRERPFCILLENIQDMSISSLELLEFINHKVLRGKGVIILTYVSERVSAFEKQKPVRKSSRTGDKGLDYIIRQIIEAKQVGNTVGDKPFSKGDIHSQIGLSNNLLNFFNLPECKSYTLELYAKIGQMHETAGNLVLKVLTVLGDVHKFLNENDGALLYYNLLIDNARKFNETILISRTLRRIGFIYFYRGNLEEAKHQALTGIKLTEQYGYDDEIFLHHFSLYLFYQHEQRNHLMREEAEILFKLIDKVNKPNHAAIVYLVDLYDPDSGYVVSRKMAKGISIFRRLKNRFRQAQYYHQAGAIQIYSGRPEEGLNNLQKARRIYHRIGEYKITQKIYNSLGYHFFISGRYAESLQLFYKALELVISIKDYYETTITVFNIAFLLFFIYDYRLALEYFEYLILIMKALDLRFIPYHPIEEIYLFCGIICRKFGLIKEAEYYFSQTKTRILASNTFLEDWAEPRVWVYLYHALTTGEESYFIKIVDEMSKPRNNNYFTTVAPHLYLEYGRFLRDTLGDPVRAAKIFDEGLALCGKKDPHPFARFILKETGHSGGDTSVTVPRNKIDALAALLPLIEQERNINKIHSLIDRIHFLNSFQSQMENSLQSSGIIAHAFKLIRDNMIVETSYFVLINKEGKMFFMDEPSGEEKAGLESMMEYLIKFPSFYSDDAFEHEEIKKRNPFHFYTCASFVIEDKNFGKYFFLYGTKRLGGRIAPEDFQILSLLSSQLVSTMEKYHLYEELEKERNDLYNRNKLIDNELLMARKIQSNMIPQRSPMPGTAFFYLPMEQLGGDFFDFIRISPEKIGVFISDVSGHGVSAAFITSMIKSYILQTPYRDDPAQFLIHLNYSLFNQTAGLFITAFYGIIDFSDHTLRFSNAGHNLPFLLDQSRPSDEPEMIPCTNQGVPIGVFSMDELIKISKEYINQEIPFAGNSRFVFYTDGLTETVNIKEAGSTAESKDYESVRFLEILKSGLGKNSQEFLNMVYTDLVAFRGSKNFDDDICMICIDVP from the coding sequence ATGGATGATCTGGAAAGAATCATTCTGGAAAAATGTGAAGAAGCCGGGCGGAGGATTATTAAAACTGTTCTCCTTCAAAATATCACCTCAGCTTTCGAAAGTAATGTATTAAATAGTATTCGAGAAAAAACCGGCCCGGATATCCGGTTTTTTCAGTATGATTTTCAGAAAAACTTTCCTGTTGCTCCTTTCTATCCGTTCCTTGAAATAATCAAAACGTTACTGACAAAAACGGACTTTACCCGGCTCGAAAAAATCCTGAAAAATGCGGGAGTCTATTCGCAGCATATCCGAATCTTCAGGATGTATTTGACCGAGGGGATTTCAGAGCGGGACGAGGAAATAATCGATGAAGAACAGGCATTCGAAATTTACCGGATGAAAGAATCGGTTACCGGTCTCCTTGCCTATCTTTCCCGGGAACGCCCGTTTTGTATCCTGCTGGAAAATATCCAGGATATGAGCATCTCGTCGCTGGAACTGCTGGAATTCATCAATCACAAGGTTCTCAGGGGCAAGGGGGTTATTATCCTCACTTATGTTTCCGAACGGGTATCCGCGTTCGAGAAGCAAAAACCTGTTCGAAAATCATCCCGAACGGGCGATAAGGGACTGGATTATATCATCCGGCAAATAATCGAGGCCAAGCAGGTTGGAAATACGGTGGGGGATAAACCGTTTTCAAAAGGGGATATCCATTCCCAAATCGGCCTGAGCAACAACCTGCTGAATTTTTTCAACCTCCCCGAGTGTAAAAGCTATACGCTGGAATTGTATGCTAAAATAGGGCAGATGCACGAGACCGCGGGAAACCTTGTATTGAAGGTTCTGACCGTGCTCGGGGACGTGCATAAATTCCTGAACGAGAATGACGGCGCATTGCTGTACTACAATCTCCTGATCGATAACGCGAGAAAGTTCAATGAAACGATACTCATTTCGAGAACGCTGCGCCGCATAGGCTTCATTTATTTCTACCGGGGTAATCTGGAGGAAGCGAAGCATCAGGCGCTGACAGGGATAAAACTTACGGAACAGTACGGATACGACGATGAAATCTTCCTCCATCATTTTTCGCTATATCTTTTTTATCAGCATGAGCAGCGAAATCACCTGATGCGGGAAGAGGCGGAGATTCTGTTCAAACTGATCGATAAGGTGAATAAACCGAATCACGCGGCGATTGTTTACCTGGTCGATCTCTACGATCCCGACAGCGGGTATGTCGTATCGCGGAAGATGGCAAAGGGTATATCGATTTTCCGCAGGCTGAAAAATCGTTTCCGTCAGGCTCAATATTATCATCAGGCGGGCGCGATACAGATATATTCAGGCCGGCCCGAGGAAGGATTGAATAATCTCCAGAAAGCGCGACGGATATACCACCGGATCGGGGAATACAAAATTACCCAGAAAATTTACAATAGCCTCGGCTATCATTTTTTTATCTCCGGGCGTTACGCCGAATCCCTGCAATTATTTTATAAAGCCCTCGAGCTGGTTATCAGTATCAAGGATTATTACGAAACGACCATCACCGTTTTTAATATCGCGTTTCTGCTCTTTTTTATCTACGATTACCGTCTTGCGCTGGAGTACTTCGAATACCTCATTCTGATTATGAAGGCGCTGGACCTGCGCTTTATCCCGTATCACCCGATCGAGGAAATTTACCTTTTCTGCGGAATTATCTGCCGGAAATTCGGGCTGATAAAAGAAGCGGAATATTATTTCTCTCAGACGAAAACCCGGATTCTGGCCTCGAACACGTTTCTGGAAGATTGGGCCGAACCGAGGGTATGGGTGTATCTCTATCACGCGTTAACCACAGGCGAGGAGTCCTATTTTATCAAGATCGTCGATGAGATGAGCAAACCGCGGAACAATAATTATTTTACAACGGTCGCGCCGCATCTCTACCTGGAATACGGCCGGTTTCTCCGGGATACTCTCGGTGATCCGGTTCGCGCGGCGAAAATTTTCGACGAGGGATTGGCGCTTTGCGGAAAAAAGGACCCGCATCCGTTCGCGCGGTTTATCCTGAAAGAAACCGGGCATTCCGGCGGGGATACTTCCGTAACGGTTCCGCGAAATAAAATCGATGCGCTCGCCGCACTTTTACCCCTGATCGAACAGGAAAGAAATATCAATAAAATTCATTCCCTGATCGATAGGATTCACTTTTTAAACTCATTTCAATCCCAGATGGAAAATTCCCTGCAAAGCAGCGGGATTATAGCCCATGCGTTTAAATTAATCCGCGATAATATGATTGTCGAGACTTCATATTTTGTCCTTATTAATAAAGAAGGAAAGATGTTTTTCATGGATGAGCCATCCGGCGAGGAAAAAGCGGGGCTCGAGAGCATGATGGAGTACCTGATAAAATTCCCTTCGTTCTATTCGGACGATGCTTTTGAGCATGAGGAAATAAAAAAAAGGAATCCCTTTCATTTCTATACCTGCGCCTCGTTTGTCATCGAGGATAAAAATTTCGGGAAATATTTTTTCCTATACGGCACCAAACGGCTGGGTGGACGAATCGCTCCGGAGGATTTCCAGATATTATCGCTTCTATCCAGCCAGCTGGTATCGACTATGGAAAAATACCACCTCTATGAGGAATTGGAAAAGGAGCGGAACGATCTGTATAACCGCAACAAGCTGATCGATAACGAGCTCCTGATGGCCAGGAAAATTCAGTCGAATATGATCCCCCAGCGCAGTCCTATGCCGGGAACGGCGTTTTTCTATCTCCCCATGGAACAACTGGGTGGGGATTTCTTCGATTTTATCCGTATCTCGCCCGAGAAAATCGGGGTTTTCATATCGGATGTTTCCGGGCACGGGGTATCCGCCGCATTTATCACATCCATGATAAAAAGCTATATCCTTCAAACGCCCTACCGGGACGATCCGGCGCAGTTTCTCATTCATCTTAACTACTCCCTGTTCAACCAGACAGCCGGGCTTTTTATTACCGCATTCTACGGGATAATCGATTTTTCCGATCACACGCTCCGTTTCTCGAACGCCGGGCACAATCTCCCGTTCCTGTTGGATCAGTCGCGCCCGTCGGACGAACCTGAGATGATTCCCTGTACGAATCAGGGAGTGCCGATCGGGGTATTTTCGATGGATGAATTGATTAAAATATCTAAGGAATACATTAATCAGGAGATTCCGTTTGCCGGGAACAGCAGGTTTGTTTTTTATACAGACGGGCTTACCGAGACGGTTAATATAAAAGAGGCCGGGAGTACCGCCGAGAGTAAGGACTATGAATCGGTCAGATTTTTGGAAATCCTGAAGTCCGGGCTGGGAAAGAATTCCCAGGAATTCCTGAATATGGTATACACCGATCTGGTGGCTTTCCGCGGGAGTAAGAATTTTGACGACGATATCTGCATGATATGTATCGATGTTCCGTAG
- a CDS encoding pyridoxamine 5'-phosphate oxidase family protein: MRRKDREIVSHAEMEGILARAEYGVLSLCDKGKPYGVAVNFGYTDNAVFIHCAPDGRKLDIIRDNPAAGFTAVGETKMIRAEKACDWSSFYESVFIEGRAVIVDDPSGKAAGLNAIMRKYSGREYEFGAGDLNGIVIIRIDIETMTAKRKK; the protein is encoded by the coding sequence ATGCGGAGAAAAGACCGGGAGATTGTTTCCCATGCGGAGATGGAGGGTATCCTCGCCCGCGCGGAATACGGCGTGCTCTCCCTTTGCGATAAGGGCAAGCCCTATGGGGTCGCGGTCAATTTCGGTTATACCGATAACGCGGTCTTTATCCACTGCGCGCCGGATGGGCGTAAACTCGATATTATCCGCGACAATCCCGCCGCCGGGTTCACGGCAGTGGGGGAGACAAAAATGATACGAGCGGAGAAAGCGTGCGATTGGAGCAGTTTCTACGAGAGCGTGTTTATCGAGGGGCGCGCGGTTATTGTCGACGATCCCTCGGGTAAGGCCGCCGGGCTGAACGCGATCATGCGGAAGTACTCCGGGCGGGAGTACGAGTTCGGCGCGGGCGACCTGAACGGGATTGTCATCATCCGTATCGACATAGAAACCATGACCGCGAAGCGTAAAAAATAG
- a CDS encoding nitrogen fixation protein NifH, translated as MNNEIVSALLGSKNPSVRYDALTGLAGRSDNDPDVLSAKSAIMSEGLVPVILGKQKPGGYWGKPEDFYMRSKYKGTVWNMTLLAELGADPADERIRAMCEFILTASYAPSSGGFTYSGHPDGVIPCLTGNMAWSLIRFGYADDPRVRKSLEWMAEYQRYDDGDGKPGDEPFYRFEKCWGKHTCHHGVVKMLKAFAEIPAGARTGKMTAAVEKGIEYILIHRIYKSSRDPSRAVMKRWMELGFPHMWNSDIIEVLSILAKLGVKDARTGDAVEFVLSKRPPDGWWINEHNHHGCLATAIEKQGAPSEWVTLNALKVLDYYRR; from the coding sequence ATGAATAATGAAATCGTTTCCGCGCTGTTAGGGTCGAAAAATCCTTCGGTACGGTATGATGCATTAACCGGGCTCGCCGGGCGGAGCGATAACGACCCCGATGTGCTATCGGCGAAAAGCGCGATTATGTCCGAAGGCTTGGTTCCGGTCATCCTCGGCAAGCAGAAGCCCGGCGGATACTGGGGAAAGCCCGAGGACTTTTATATGCGGAGCAAGTATAAAGGAACCGTGTGGAATATGACCCTGCTCGCCGAACTGGGCGCCGACCCCGCGGACGAGCGAATCCGCGCGATGTGCGAATTCATCCTTACCGCGTCCTACGCCCCGTCGAGCGGAGGTTTCACCTACTCCGGCCACCCCGACGGGGTTATCCCGTGCCTCACCGGAAATATGGCATGGTCGCTGATCCGTTTCGGATACGCCGACGACCCGCGCGTGCGGAAGTCCCTCGAATGGATGGCGGAGTACCAGCGTTATGACGACGGCGACGGCAAGCCGGGAGACGAACCGTTCTACCGGTTCGAGAAGTGCTGGGGAAAGCACACCTGCCATCACGGGGTTGTGAAAATGCTCAAGGCGTTCGCGGAAATCCCAGCCGGGGCGCGCACGGGTAAAATGACCGCCGCCGTCGAGAAAGGCATCGAATACATCCTGATCCACCGTATCTATAAAAGCAGCCGCGACCCGTCGCGCGCGGTTATGAAGCGCTGGATGGAGCTCGGTTTCCCGCACATGTGGAACAGCGATATTATCGAAGTCCTTTCCATCCTCGCGAAGCTCGGCGTGAAGGACGCGCGTACCGGCGACGCTGTGGAGTTCGTTCTCTCTAAACGTCCCCCCGACGGGTGGTGGATCAACGAGCATAATCACCACGGCTGTCTCGCGACTGCAATAGAGAAACAGGGCGCGCCGAGCGAATGGGTGACCCTGAACGCGCTGAAGGTTCTCGACTACTACAGGAGGTAA
- the mtnP gene encoding S-methyl-5'-thioadenosine phosphorylase produces the protein MEPIHIGVIGGSGVYALDGLKIIEELDIDTPFGKPSDKILIGELGGRKAAFLPRHGRGHRYSPSELPQRANIFALKTLGVEKIVSVSAVGSLKEEIRPTDIVLPSQMIDRTKSRPCTFFSDGIVGHIGFADPFCEETRAKTAAIIEKYLAAEQPSKRLFASETLVVMEGPQFSTRAESRLYRSWGAGIIGMTALPEAKLAREAEMCYVTLAMSTDYDCWRGDAEDVGVGMVVENMKENNRTVNALLPLIIDGLSGERTCGCMDAAKYAVMTDLRAISPEAKTRLAPLYGKYWG, from the coding sequence ATGGAACCCATCCATATCGGCGTAATCGGCGGAAGCGGGGTTTACGCGCTCGACGGCCTCAAGATAATAGAAGAACTCGACATCGATACCCCCTTCGGGAAACCGTCGGATAAAATCCTGATCGGCGAGCTCGGCGGGCGCAAGGCGGCGTTCCTGCCCCGTCACGGGCGCGGACACCGTTACTCGCCCTCGGAACTCCCCCAGCGCGCGAATATTTTCGCCCTCAAGACGCTCGGCGTGGAGAAGATCGTCTCCGTCAGCGCGGTCGGCAGCCTGAAGGAGGAAATCCGCCCGACCGACATCGTGCTCCCGTCGCAGATGATCGACCGTACTAAATCGCGCCCATGCACGTTCTTTTCAGACGGTATCGTCGGGCATATCGGGTTCGCCGACCCGTTCTGCGAAGAAACCCGCGCGAAGACGGCCGCGATTATCGAGAAATATCTAGCCGCCGAGCAGCCCTCGAAACGCCTCTTCGCATCCGAGACCCTTGTCGTGATGGAAGGCCCTCAGTTCTCGACCCGCGCGGAAAGCCGCCTATACCGGAGTTGGGGCGCGGGGATTATCGGTATGACGGCGTTACCGGAGGCCAAACTCGCGCGCGAGGCGGAGATGTGCTATGTCACGCTCGCGATGTCGACCGACTACGACTGCTGGCGCGGCGACGCGGAGGATGTCGGGGTCGGGATGGTGGTGGAGAATATGAAGGAGAACAACCGCACGGTGAACGCGCTCCTCCCGCTGATTATCGACGGCCTGTCCGGGGAACGGACGTGCGGATGCATGGACGCCGCGAAATACGCGGTAATGACCGACCTCAGGGCGATTTCCCCCGAGGCAAAGACGCGTCTCGCGCCGCTGTACGGAAAGTATTGGGGATAG
- a CDS encoding PadR family transcriptional regulator yields MKYINDPVSNVEFMLMEIIAECREISGYEINTFVEGRGYREWADIGTTSIYVGLEKLNKKGLASSRVDLEKTGKGPLPKLYSLTGEGFALLKHSVLDALSSGGSRGGRFDLGLSGMPLLSTAETLSSLEKRREKISRSLAGVRETYLSQGGDNLPLSVRALFDHSFAAMRNEIDFASRLIEQINSGNKGEI; encoded by the coding sequence ATGAAGTATATAAACGATCCGGTTTCCAATGTGGAATTCATGCTGATGGAGATTATCGCGGAATGCCGCGAGATATCCGGGTATGAAATCAATACCTTCGTGGAAGGACGGGGCTACCGGGAATGGGCGGATATCGGCACGACCTCCATCTATGTCGGGCTGGAAAAACTCAACAAGAAGGGGCTTGCCTCTTCGCGCGTCGATCTTGAGAAGACCGGAAAAGGGCCGTTACCGAAACTGTACAGCCTTACCGGGGAGGGATTCGCACTATTGAAACATTCCGTACTCGACGCGCTATCGTCGGGAGGTTCGCGCGGGGGGCGTTTCGACCTCGGCTTATCCGGGATGCCTCTCCTCAGTACCGCGGAAACCCTGTCCTCTCTTGAGAAGAGGCGCGAAAAGATTTCCAGAAGCCTCGCGGGAGTCAGGGAAACCTACCTCTCGCAGGGCGGGGACAATCTTCCATTATCAGTTCGCGCGTTGTTCGATCATTCCTTCGCCGCGATGCGGAATGAGATCGATTTCGCTTCGCGCCTGATAGAACAAATTAATTCCGGCAATAAGGGGGAAATATGA
- a CDS encoding divergent PAP2 family protein, giving the protein MPNDWKFWELLFNKPLVSALAAQLSAQLFKVILPVFKGKPPDFRQLSKYGGIPSGHTAFIVAAAAAIGITAGWTSPVFAIAGTVSAILIYDILKLRTAVECSLEMGQKALEGTKQTYERKIPQFKGHSPVEVIAGIIWGIAVAVGICLLWG; this is encoded by the coding sequence ATGCCGAACGATTGGAAATTCTGGGAATTACTGTTCAACAAACCGCTGGTATCGGCGCTCGCGGCTCAACTCTCTGCGCAGTTGTTCAAAGTAATCCTGCCGGTCTTCAAGGGAAAGCCCCCCGATTTCCGCCAGCTTTCCAAGTACGGCGGAATCCCCTCCGGGCATACGGCCTTCATTGTCGCCGCAGCGGCCGCGATCGGTATCACCGCCGGATGGACGTCCCCCGTATTCGCGATAGCGGGAACCGTGTCGGCAATCCTGATCTACGACATCCTGAAACTCCGCACAGCTGTGGAATGCTCGCTCGAGATGGGACAGAAGGCGCTCGAAGGCACGAAGCAGACCTACGAACGGAAAATCCCTCAGTTCAAGGGGCATTCCCCCGTCGAGGTGATCGCGGGAATCATTTGGGGGATCGCAGTCGCAGTGGGGATATGCCTGCTCTGGGGGTAG
- the ispH gene encoding 4-hydroxy-3-methylbut-2-enyl diphosphate reductase produces the protein MKILIPAHSGFCPGVKTAETGILQSRARTGETPIYVYGELIHNKRYIRHLEEQDIRTARDKNDIPAGAVAVIRTHGLDRKEEAELRERFEVIDLTCVTVKKLQELIGKYAAGGYYTVIAGKKEHPEVRGLISYAGECTVIEDELELVDFVDDIRGRNDISRILIVSQTTSPEELFRCVAETIRANLPESIAVEAVDSICRVTTLREERSLDLQKRADITFVIGDEKSSNSRKLYEALKRGSPATYFIESLDGIREIEAAGVELTPGMTALVVSSSSTPGFIEEEIKNYLKNI, from the coding sequence ATGAAGATATTAATCCCCGCCCATTCGGGGTTCTGCCCGGGGGTGAAGACCGCCGAGACCGGGATACTCCAATCCCGCGCGCGTACCGGAGAAACTCCCATCTATGTCTACGGTGAGCTGATTCATAATAAACGATACATCCGGCATCTCGAAGAACAGGATATCCGTACCGCCCGCGATAAGAACGATATCCCCGCCGGCGCGGTCGCGGTAATCCGTACCCACGGGCTCGACCGGAAAGAGGAAGCGGAACTGCGGGAGCGTTTCGAGGTAATCGACCTGACATGCGTTACGGTGAAGAAGCTGCAGGAGCTGATCGGGAAATACGCCGCCGGCGGGTATTACACGGTGATCGCCGGGAAGAAGGAGCATCCCGAGGTGCGCGGACTGATCAGCTATGCGGGGGAATGCACGGTGATCGAGGACGAACTGGAACTCGTCGATTTCGTGGACGATATCCGCGGCAGGAATGATATATCACGGATACTGATCGTCTCGCAGACCACGTCGCCGGAGGAACTTTTCCGATGCGTCGCGGAAACAATCCGCGCGAACCTGCCGGAAAGTATCGCGGTCGAGGCGGTCGACTCGATCTGCCGGGTAACCACTCTTCGCGAGGAACGGTCGCTCGATCTCCAGAAACGGGCGGATATCACGTTCGTGATCGGCGACGAGAAGTCGTCCAACTCCCGTAAGTTGTACGAGGCGCTGAAGCGGGGTTCGCCCGCGACATATTTTATCGAGAGTCTCGACGGTATCAGGGAGATTGAGGCGGCGGGCGTGGAACTGACGCCGGGGATGACTGCGCTCGTAGTATCGTCGTCGTCCACGCCGGGATTTATCGAAGAAGAAATTAAGAATTATTTGAAAAATATTTGA
- a CDS encoding nucleotidyltransferase domain-containing protein, producing MKFSENSIPAIFKKYLDELKIPYEKVYLFGSRSRDSWKPDSDYDFFIVLKRDYSKEERNRMYAVISEKIHSSIKHTSFDIKLRNKSYFEKYIHELNYLDNTVVTEGKML from the coding sequence ATGAAGTTTTCTGAAAATTCCATCCCCGCGATTTTTAAAAAATATCTGGATGAACTAAAAATACCTTATGAGAAAGTATATCTATTCGGGAGCCGTTCACGTGATTCGTGGAAACCGGATAGTGATTATGATTTTTTTATTGTCCTGAAGCGGGATTACTCTAAGGAAGAACGGAACAGAATGTATGCCGTGATTTCTGAAAAAATTCATAGTTCCATTAAGCATACCAGTTTCGATATTAAGTTGAGGAATAAAAGTTATTTCGAAAAATATATACATGAACTGAATTATCTGGATAATACGGTAGTCACCGAAGGTAAAATGCTATGA
- a CDS encoding alpha/beta hydrolase, whose translation MQLFKAIAIAMFLFPLISCGGMMPSMYQPGKLKDAKITAPAQEGISPYWKMSDGIEIYHFSEGHGVPALVLHGGPGFPYAKPWPGLEPLTGKYQFQYFHQRGCGKSDTPIYELDSPDYFENMKTLESKLGLGALLSDIEQIRQILGAEKLILIGHSYGGFLAALYAAEFPERVDRMILIAPANVVKLPSDTPGLYEVVMLNLPDPMITNFKAYMQRYFDYGNIFSENEETLRAMNNEFFIYYAAACSNMGYPMTPVAMERTGGWACHAQNFSTGEKYDFTAFVKTVTVPTLIIHGDKDINSVEGSKLYHSLLTNSTLAVIPGADHFPFDYAQGKPTEGIPAEFAKLVGDFLR comes from the coding sequence ATGCAATTATTCAAAGCGATCGCGATCGCAATGTTTTTATTTCCGTTGATATCCTGCGGCGGGATGATGCCGTCGATGTACCAGCCGGGTAAGTTGAAGGACGCGAAAATCACCGCGCCCGCGCAGGAAGGTATCTCGCCGTACTGGAAGATGTCCGACGGTATCGAAATCTACCACTTCAGCGAGGGGCACGGCGTCCCGGCGCTCGTCCTGCACGGCGGGCCGGGCTTCCCCTACGCGAAACCGTGGCCGGGGCTGGAACCCCTTACGGGTAAGTACCAGTTCCAGTACTTTCACCAGCGCGGGTGCGGGAAATCCGATACCCCTATCTACGAACTCGACTCGCCGGATTATTTCGAGAATATGAAGACTCTCGAATCGAAGCTCGGGCTGGGCGCGCTGTTATCCGATATCGAGCAGATCCGCCAGATACTCGGGGCGGAGAAGCTCATCCTCATCGGGCATTCCTACGGGGGATTCCTCGCCGCGCTGTATGCCGCCGAGTTCCCGGAGCGTGTCGACAGGATGATTCTGATCGCGCCCGCGAATGTCGTCAAACTCCCGTCCGATACGCCCGGCTTATACGAGGTCGTAATGCTCAATCTCCCCGACCCGATGATAACGAACTTTAAGGCCTATATGCAGCGTTACTTCGATTACGGGAATATTTTCTCGGAGAACGAGGAGACCCTTCGCGCGATGAATAACGAATTTTTCATCTACTACGCGGCGGCGTGCTCGAATATGGGCTATCCGATGACTCCGGTCGCGATGGAGCGGACGGGCGGATGGGCATGCCACGCCCAGAACTTCAGCACGGGCGAAAAGTACGACTTCACCGCCTTCGTGAAGACGGTGACCGTCCCGACCCTGATTATCCACGGCGATAAGGACATCAATTCCGTCGAGGGCAGTAAGCTCTATCATTCGCTCCTGACCAACTCGACGCTCGCGGTCATCCCCGGCGCGGATCATTTTCCCTTCGACTACGCTCAGGGCAAGCCCACTGAAGGAATACCCGCAGAGTTCGCGAAGCTGGTCGGGGATTTTTTAAGGTAG